CGGAACCTTTCACCAGCCCCCTCCGATTCGCTCTGAAAAAGAAAAACGGGTGGCCGCTTGGACCACCCGGCGCGCTTATTCGCCCCGAAACACCGGTTTGCGCTTTTCGGCGAAGGCCTGCAGCGCTTCCACGCGGTCTTTGGTGGGAATGAGCACTTCGTACGCCTTCGATTCAATTTCCAGGCCCGTCTGGATGTCCACACCCAATCCGCGGTCAATGGCGAACTTGGCCTGGGTGACGGCCAGCGGACCGTTTTGGGCAATCTCCTCCGCCAATTTGCGCGCCGCCGCAAAGGGATCGGCCGCCACGCCGGTAAGGATGCCCAGGTCGTAGGCCTCCTTGGCCGTGATCTTGCGGGCCGTGAAGATGAGCTCCTTGGCCCGCATCGGCCCGATGAGCCGCGGCAGACGCTGGGTGCCGCCGGCGCCGGGAATGATGGCAAGGGACGTCTCGGTCAGTCCCATCACCGTCTCTTCCGACGCAAAGCGAAAATCGCACGCCAGGGCCAGCTCAAATCCGCCCCCGAAGGCGTAGCCGTGCATGACGGCAATGGTGGGCTGCGGCAAGCGTTCGATGGCCGTAAACACGTCGCGGATCTTCAGCACGTTGCGACGCACCTCTTGTTCGGTAAGCGTGCGCCGCTCTTTCAAATCAGCCCCGACGCAAAAGGCCTTCCCCCTGCCTGTAAAGATCACCGCGCGGATGTCGCGGCGCAGCTTGAGGGCGTCGACAATCTCGCCGAGACGGACCAGCGTGGCGTAATTGAGGGCATTCATGACCTCAGGGCGGTTCAGGGTGACGATGCCCAGATGGCCCTCGACCGCAAACTGGACAACGTCTTCGCGCACGTCGCTCACGGTTTCTCTCCCCCTGGTTCGGTTTTTCTGGAAAATTGAAAACAATTTCATTATAGCGGGATATCCCCCCGGCCTCAATGCCTAAAGGGGACAACGTCGGAAGAAACCTGAAGCCGCTGCACGTGGTGCTCCCATTCGCCGTCGGTGGCCGCATCGAGGTCGGCGCAGCGCAACAGCCCCCGGTACAGCGCGTACGCCGGGGACACCTGGCGAAAAAGGAGCGTCTCCACGTGCGCGCCATCGTGGCGAATGAGGCGCACCGACACGTCGGCGGGAGGTTCGCCGCGCCGGCGCACGGGGACGACAAGCCCCAGATCGCGGATGATCTCGCCCATGGCGTACACGCCGAGGGCGTCGTAATCGACGCTGTCCGCGGCCCACCACAAAAGGTCCCACCAATCGGCCGCCGTCCACCATGGCGAAGCCTTGGCCGGCCGCGGTATGCGCAGCACGGCGCCATCCGGCTGTACGTACACCACCCAGTCCCGCCAGAGGAATATGAGTTCATCGTCGTCCAAGTCATGGGCGCAGACAACCGCCTGGGGCGGCACGAGCATCCGCCACAAAAAGGCGGCCGGCTTGTCAGCGAGATGCACGCCCGTCACCCCCTGCCACCAGTTTGGGCGGCCGGGATGCGGGCCATACCCGAACGGGCGAATTTCGCGGCACAAAAACGCCTCTCCCGGAAGACGGGAGAGAACCCCTTACATCTCGTACTGCGGGTCGTACTCGAGATTGGTCGTCTCGCGTCCTTTCGGGTTTGTCCGTGGCGTACCCGCCGTGGGATTGGCCTGGAACGCCTGCTGCAAGCGTTCCACCAGCTTGGGCACTTGCTCCAGGATGCGCTCATAGAGGTGCGTAGGTCCCTCCAGCGGAACGGAGCGCACGCCTTTGCTGTTGACGACGAGAAACGCCACCGGCGTGATGGACACGCCGCCCCCGCTTCCCCCGCCGAACGGGAAGCCGCGGCCGTTCTGTCCCCCACCACCACTGGCTTTACCGTCGAGCTCAAACTCGCTGCCCCCCGCCGCAAATCCAAATCCGACGCGGGAGATGGGAAGGATGACGCTGCCGTCGGGCGTCTCCACCGGTTCGCCCACAATGGTGTTGACGTCGACCATTTCTTTGAGATTTTCCATTGCCGTCTTCATCAAACCCTGGATGGGATGCTCCGCCATCGATCTTCCCGTCCTTTGTACAGAGTCCACACCAGTTTGGCCATCGCAAGGATAGCTTGCCCGATCCGGATGCGCAGCATGCACGTGAGGGAACTGGAAAGCGTTGTCTCGTCGAAGGCGGGAATCACGCGGACGTGCGGAACCGCCTTCAACCGCACGTACCGCGTCGCGGTCGCCAGGACGGCGCCCTTCGCCATCCACGCCAGGCCGGTCAGCATCCCGGTCAGGGCGGCATCGCCGGTGCCGATGCGCGACTCCCAGGAGAACCGCTCGCACGTGAGGTGCCGCGTAAACGCGCGTAACGCCCGGCGGACGTCGCGAAACTGCCGAAGAAAACGGCGCGTTTGTCTCCAGCGTCGGCGGATGTCCTCTTGGGTCAGCCACAACTTTTGCGCATCAAGGGTCCGATCGCCGGCGATGGTCGCGGTGCGGCGCGTATAGCGTGCCCGCCACCCCTCCCAGTCCACGCGGGTGATTTCGCGGCGAAAGCCCATCCACCGAAACCACGTCCACACCTCGATGCACAGACGGTCATCTTCCCCTTCGCGCTGCACGGTGATGGCCACCCGTACCGGGGTGAGCAGAAACAGCACGAAACTGACGATGCTGAGGCCGATCCACATCCCTTTCTCCCCGCCTCCCTCTGGCTAGACCGGTTGCCCGCTCCATGGTCGTAGTATGAAGAAAAGCAATCACAAAAAATTCCCCGGACAAATCCGGGGATGGCCACTTCAGTGCAGCAGGCCGGAGACGCCTTGCTCCATCGCTTGCCGCTGCTCTTCCAATTGGTATAGGAAGGCGATCCACTCTTCCTCACTGCGGAGGTTCTTCACCTTCTCCGCCAGTTGTTCCAAGCCCTTTTCAAACAGGAAACGCTTGAGCGCGCGCAATCCTTCCTCCGTGTCGGTGCGGAACGACGAAAGCTGCAGCAGCGTCTCCCGCGTCAGCTCGAACGGGTAGTAATCGAGCAGCGTTGCCGCCGACCAGTAGAAGACATGCTTGTTTTCCTCGTTGACGTTGGAAACCAGGGCACGGAAGATTTCCGCGGCCTCGATGAGCTGATGTTGTGACACCACCTTGCTCATCTTGCGCCCCCCTTCCCAACATGTCTTCTCTCTATTTTCAACATAGTCCAAAGGAGGCACAATTGAAAAGGGGGGTGGCCCAGGCATGGCAATGCCCCGGGACAAACGGATGCCTTAGCGGGACAAAAAGCCGGCGGTAAACGTGATCGTCCCGTCCGGGTGTTCCACGATGTCGCGCACGAAGGCTCCCGTGAAATTGGGAACCGCACCGTTACCCTTTTGCAACACGTAATAGGATCCGGAGTTCGGGGTTGATGTGGGCGTCAACGCCTGGCCCGTGCGGTACAGATCGCCGGCATCGCCGCGGTTGACGTTCTTCTCCAGATCCCAGCGGTTGTCGGCCTGCAACAGGGAAACGGCGTAATGGGTCTCGCCGGTTTGGGGATCGGCCTCCACCTGCTGCATGCGGTTCTGGAACCAATTTTGCGCTTCATTCGGGCGCCAGAAGTTGCGGGCCAGCACATTCTCGTCCACATGGTAAATGGCCAGGCCGCGCACATCGCCGTAGCGCAGGAGGCCCTTGTCAAAACCCACGGGCTGGCGGTTTTCCACCAGGAAGTATTCCGTTCCGCCGCTGCCCGGCACCACGAGCTTGACCACACCGCCTCCGGCCGCCGCCGGTTTCAGGGAAAAGGTTTGCTGCCCTTCCGTCACCACGTGCACGTCGGCCAAGCCCCAGAACGCCTTCGACCACGCGTCAGGGTGAACCGGAGAGTTGCCCGAATACGGGGCGGCGTCGGGAAAGCGCGCCCAGGAACCGCCGGCCATCAGCGAATAGCCGCCCACGCCTTCGGAATCGTAATCGTAATCGTACAGATCGGGCAACCCCAGCACATGGGCAAACTCGTGGGCGTAGATGCCCACCTGCGGCGGGTAGGGTCCGGTGACGGCACCGAGATACCCGGTCAGGTCGCCGCCCACTTCGGGTTCAATGGCGTAGGCGTTGACCTTCACCCCATCAACCCAGATGCCGCGATGGGGATCGTACTCGGGTGCGGTGCCCGTTTTCGCCCACTCGTAATAATACCAGGCATCGGCGTATTCCCACTTGTGCGACCAAATCAGGCGGGGATCCAGGTTCCACTCCGCCCCCGTCCCTTCATGGATGAGAAACACGTTGGGCACCTCGCCGTTGACGGCGTACCGGGAAAAGTCGACATACGGGTCGGCCGCCCGGATGGCGTCCTCGAGGAGCATGGCCATCGTGTAGTCGCCGTAGTCGTTTTGCACCGCCCCAAACCGCTGGCCAATGCGGTATGCCGAGTAGCCGCGCGGCATCTGCACCTCGACCACTTCCCCGGTGACGGTCACCCGCCCCCGGGAGATCTCCCGGTAGTAGTTGGCCAGCGTCCGATCCGTCGGCGCGGGAATGCCGTTCCACTCCCGGTACCGGGCAAAGTCAGGATGCGTGTACGGGTTGTAGGCGTTCCCAAACAAGAGGTCCGCCAAAAGCTGCCGCGGCACGTGCTGGTACGTCACCCTAGAGGGCGGGCCGTCGTCTTCGGGAAAGCGCAGATACAGGGCCAACACCTTTTGTTCTGCGGAAAGCGGCTTCGTCCCCACCGACTGCTGCGGGTTGACCTGATGGGGCCGACCATGGGCGCGCTGGCCCAGATCGATGCCCCGGGCCTGGGCTGCCGCCTTTACTTCATCGGGCGGCGTGACGAAATGCGGCGCCGACGGCCCCACGGATTTCCCGGCCGTCCCACTTCCGCTCCACGCCGCGACGCCGATCAGCATCACCACCAGCACGCCGGAAACCCACCGTCTCATCGGCCTATCCCCCCTTTGTTTGTTGGAGCGGCGCCCATCCGGCTCTTCACGGCCGGACCCTCGGCCGCTCCGCCAAGAGTGTATGGGGGCGCAAGCCGTTTCATGCCTCGCATTTGCTACCCGAGGGCTTCGTCGCGAAAAGCAACCGTCCCCTCCACAATCGTCATGGCCACGCGCGCCTCAAGCAGCGCGTCGGGGTCGCGCCGCCCTGCGGCGAGGGGATCGCGCCTGAACACGGTTAGATCGGCCCGCTTGCCGGCCGAAAGCGTGCCCCGCTCGGCCTCTTCTCCGGCCACGGCCGCACCGCCGACGGCGTAGAGGCGAAAGGCCGTTTCGACGTCCAGCGTTTCCCCGGGTGCCGGAACGGCCCCGGCGACGGTGCGCCCGCCCACGACGGCGGCGTGGATGCCTCTTAGCGGGTCGAGGGACGCCACGGGCGCGTCGGAGCCGCCAGCGCAGGGGATGCCGGTGGCGAGGAGCGAGCGCCACGCGTAGGCCCACCGCAGCCGCTGGGGACCGAGGCGCTGGACAATCCAGTCGGCGTCGTCGGCGGCGAAAACCGGCTGGATGTCGGCCGCAACGGGAAGCTGCGCCAAACGGCTCAGCAAATCCGGGGCCACAAGGGAAAGGTGAATCAGGCGGTCGCGCTGCCCCGGCCGCGGCGGCACGTCGCCCAGCACGCGCAAGACCTGCTCCAGTGCCGCGTCGCCGATGGCGTGCACGGCGACGGGGAGGCCGGCCTCACGGGCCCGGGCAACCCTATCGCGGAGGGGCTCGTCGTCACAGACGGCCACGCCGCGGTTTCCCGGGTCGTCGGCATAGGGCTCCCGCAGGTGTGCCGTGCGCGCGCCGAGGGACCCGTCGGCAAAGAGCTTGACCGGCCCCGTGCGAAACCACGGCGGCTCCTCGTCCGAGGCCGCGGCGCGATCGACCTGCCATTCGTCAAGGCAGCTGTCCGACACGAGCTGGAGGACGCGCAGGGGAAAGCGCATGTCCTCCCACAGACGCCGGTACACGCGCCGCACGCGCGCCCAGCCGCCAAAATAGCGTGCATCTTCCGTGTGCACGGCGACGAGACCGTGCGCCAGCGCCTCGCGAACGGCCAAGCGCAGCATGTCCACCAGCTCGTCCTCCGTCGGCGGGGGAACGGCGCGCTCCACCTGCCAGCGAGCCGCCTCCAGCAGAAGACCGGTCGGCTGGCCCCGCCCGTCACGGACAATGCGCCCGCCCGGCGGGTCGGGCGTCTGCTCGGTGATGCCGGCCAAGCGCAGGGCCAGGCTGTTGGCCACGGCGGCGTGGGTGCACACGCGGACGAGCAGCACCGGGTGATTGGGCGCGGCGCGGTCCAGCTCGTCCCGCGTGGGCGGCCGCCGCTCGTGAAGGCGGGATTCGTCCCACCCCGCCCCGACAATCCACTTCCCCGGGGGCGTCCGCTCGGCGGCGGCGCGCACGCGTTCCAGCAGCGCCGCCAGCGCCCGCGCGCCGGACAGGTCGAGGCGGGCCAGCCGCTGCCCCACGCCGAGGAGGTGGACGTGGCTGTCCGTCAGCCCCGGCACCGCCGCGCCGCCCTCGAGGTCGAGCACCTCCACGTCGGGACGGCCGAAGCGAAGGCGGAGGTCCGCCTCGTCGCCCACCGCCACGATGCGCCCGCCTTCCGCATACAGGGCGGTCACCACGGGATGGGCCGGGTCAAAGGTGTAGATCGTCCCCCCGCGGATCAGCACCTTATGCGGCACGGTTCGCTTTCCTCCTCCCGCATTGCGGATCGCTCGACCAGGGCCTGCTCGGCGGCGCTCGCACCGGCCACATACCCCGTTGACAGCGCGGCGGTGATGTTGTAACCGCCGGTGTACCCGTGCACATCGAGGATCTCTCCGCAAAAATAAAGGCCGTGCATGAGCTTGGACTGCATCGTGCGCGGGTCGATCTCCTTCACGTGCACCCCGCCGCCGGTGACGAAGGCCTCGTGAAGGGGCCGCGTGCCGGTGGCGCGCACGGGAAAGGCCTTGAGGAGGTGCACCACCTCGCGCCAGGCCGCCTTCGACACGTGGGCGCACGTCACGTCGCCGGGAACGCCGGAGCGTTCCAAGACGATTGGCACGAGCCGGTCGGGCAACAGGGCCTTCAGGGCGTTCTTGAGCGCCTTTTTGGGCTGGGTACCGGCCAAGCGCTCGCGCTCCGCCAGCAGCGCTTCCTCCGGGCGATCGGGCCAGAGGTCGAGGGTGATCGTCACCGCCTCTGCCCCGGTCGCCTTGCGCGCCTTCACCACGAACTGGCTGCACCGCAGCGCGGCGGGGCCGGACAGGCCGAAGTGGGTGAAGAGCATGTCGCCGCGGTGGGTGACGAGGGGCTTCCCCTTTGTTGGATGCCACACGGTGAGCGCCACGTCACGCAGCGCCAGCCCTTGCAGCCGCCGGTCGCGAATGAAGGGCTCGTCCGACGTGATCGGCACCTCGGTGGGATACAGCTCCGTCACCGTGTGGCCGGCCGCCCGCGCCCAGGCGTAGCCGTCGCCCGTCGAACCGGTATGGGGCACCGACATGCCTCCCACGGCCACCACCACGGCGCGGGCGTCGAAGACCTCGCCCGACGCCAGGCGCACGCCCCGCACGCGCCCGCCTTCGTAGCGCACCTCGGCCACCGGCGCATTCAGGCGAATGGCCACCCCCGCCTCCCGCACCCGGCGCACCAGCGCGGCCACCACGTCCTTGGCGCGGTCGGAGACAGGAAACATGCGCCCGTCGTCCTCCTCCTTGAGCGGCACGCCCAGCGCCTCGAAAAAGCGGATGATGTCGCGCGGGCCGAAGGTAGAAAGGGCGCGGTACAGAAACCGGCCATTGCCGGGAATATGGCGAATCAGCTCGTCGACCGGCTTGTTGTTCGTCACGTTGCAGCGTCCGCCGCCGGAGATGGCCAGCTTGCGGCCAAGCTTGTCCTTCTTCTCCAAAAGGAGCACGCGCGCCCCGCGCAGGCCGGCGGCGGCGGCCGCCATGAGCCCGGACGGCCCGCCGCCAACCACGATGACGTCGTACGCCATTTGCTCCTTCCCCTTGGCCCCATCGTTTGGGGCAGCATCTGGTCCGACCTTTACCCTACCACAGTTTTCCCGATGAAGAAAAGGCGCCGGAGGTTTGGATCGTCTCCGGGCTTTTCCATTGCTTCAGGAGACACATCCGTATACGCCTTCAGATCCTTTCGTACAGGGTTTGGAGCAGGAGCCTCTGCAAGGCATTATCACGATTTGGGAAGATCCGAATCACTCATTCGCGGCGCCGAATCTCCTCATTGAGCCTTAGCGGCTGTTCGCTCCGTTGGTAAAACCGCGGAACCCGTAGCGTGAGGATGCTCACCCGAGTGCTTGGCAAGCACATCGCGGAGGTATGCGTTCTGTTCAAACGCCCGTTTGTTTTGTTGTAGGCAGGCTCCTTAACGGAAGTGTTGTTTCTCCGCTTGTTTCAAAGGGCAACACCACCGTCGGTTGGACCTCGGCTTGTTTGAACCGTTCCCGCAGCAATTCCTTGAGCTCCTCCGGCACTCGAACGACACCGCCGTTGACAGCGTAAACGCCT
Above is a genomic segment from Calditerricola satsumensis containing:
- a CDS encoding enoyl-CoA hydratase-related protein, which produces MREDVVQFAVEGHLGIVTLNRPEVMNALNYATLVRLGEIVDALKLRRDIRAVIFTGRGKAFCVGADLKERRTLTEQEVRRNVLKIRDVFTAIERLPQPTIAVMHGYAFGGGFELALACDFRFASEETVMGLTETSLAIIPGAGGTQRLPRLIGPMRAKELIFTARKITAKEAYDLGILTGVAADPFAAARKLAEEIAQNGPLAVTQAKFAIDRGLGVDIQTGLEIESKAYEVLIPTKDRVEALQAFAEKRKPVFRGE
- the ytfJ gene encoding GerW family sporulation protein is translated as MAEHPIQGLMKTAMENLKEMVDVNTIVGEPVETPDGSVILPISRVGFGFAAGGSEFELDGKASGGGGQNGRGFPFGGGSGGGVSITPVAFLVVNSKGVRSVPLEGPTHLYERILEQVPKLVERLQQAFQANPTAGTPRTNPKGRETTNLEYDPQYEM
- a CDS encoding DUF2953 domain-containing protein, which produces MWIGLSIVSFVLFLLTPVRVAITVQREGEDDRLCIEVWTWFRWMGFRREITRVDWEGWRARYTRRTATIAGDRTLDAQKLWLTQEDIRRRWRQTRRFLRQFRDVRRALRAFTRHLTCERFSWESRIGTGDAALTGMLTGLAWMAKGAVLATATRYVRLKAVPHVRVIPAFDETTLSSSLTCMLRIRIGQAILAMAKLVWTLYKGREDRWRSIPSRV
- a CDS encoding M6 family metalloprotease domain-containing protein, producing the protein MRRWVSGVLVVMLIGVAAWSGSGTAGKSVGPSAPHFVTPPDEVKAAAQARGIDLGQRAHGRPHQVNPQQSVGTKPLSAEQKVLALYLRFPEDDGPPSRVTYQHVPRQLLADLLFGNAYNPYTHPDFARYREWNGIPAPTDRTLANYYREISRGRVTVTGEVVEVQMPRGYSAYRIGQRFGAVQNDYGDYTMAMLLEDAIRAADPYVDFSRYAVNGEVPNVFLIHEGTGAEWNLDPRLIWSHKWEYADAWYYYEWAKTGTAPEYDPHRGIWVDGVKVNAYAIEPEVGGDLTGYLGAVTGPYPPQVGIYAHEFAHVLGLPDLYDYDYDSEGVGGYSLMAGGSWARFPDAAPYSGNSPVHPDAWSKAFWGLADVHVVTEGQQTFSLKPAAAGGGVVKLVVPGSGGTEYFLVENRQPVGFDKGLLRYGDVRGLAIYHVDENVLARNFWRPNEAQNWFQNRMQQVEADPQTGETHYAVSLLQADNRWDLEKNVNRGDAGDLYRTGQALTPTSTPNSGSYYVLQKGNGAVPNFTGAFVRDIVEHPDGTITFTAGFLSR
- a CDS encoding amidohydrolase, with amino-acid sequence MPHKVLIRGGTIYTFDPAHPVVTALYAEGGRIVAVGDEADLRLRFGRPDVEVLDLEGGAAVPGLTDSHVHLLGVGQRLARLDLSGARALAALLERVRAAAERTPPGKWIVGAGWDESRLHERRPPTRDELDRAAPNHPVLLVRVCTHAAVANSLALRLAGITEQTPDPPGGRIVRDGRGQPTGLLLEAARWQVERAVPPPTEDELVDMLRLAVREALAHGLVAVHTEDARYFGGWARVRRVYRRLWEDMRFPLRVLQLVSDSCLDEWQVDRAAASDEEPPWFRTGPVKLFADGSLGARTAHLREPYADDPGNRGVAVCDDEPLRDRVARAREAGLPVAVHAIGDAALEQVLRVLGDVPPRPGQRDRLIHLSLVAPDLLSRLAQLPVAADIQPVFAADDADWIVQRLGPQRLRWAYAWRSLLATGIPCAGGSDAPVASLDPLRGIHAAVVGGRTVAGAVPAPGETLDVETAFRLYAVGGAAVAGEEAERGTLSAGKRADLTVFRRDPLAAGRRDPDALLEARVAMTIVEGTVAFRDEALG
- a CDS encoding NAD(P)/FAD-dependent oxidoreductase — translated: MAYDVIVVGGGPSGLMAAAAAGLRGARVLLLEKKDKLGRKLAISGGGRCNVTNNKPVDELIRHIPGNGRFLYRALSTFGPRDIIRFFEALGVPLKEEDDGRMFPVSDRAKDVVAALVRRVREAGVAIRLNAPVAEVRYEGGRVRGVRLASGEVFDARAVVVAVGGMSVPHTGSTGDGYAWARAAGHTVTELYPTEVPITSDEPFIRDRRLQGLALRDVALTVWHPTKGKPLVTHRGDMLFTHFGLSGPAALRCSQFVVKARKATGAEAVTITLDLWPDRPEEALLAERERLAGTQPKKALKNALKALLPDRLVPIVLERSGVPGDVTCAHVSKAAWREVVHLLKAFPVRATGTRPLHEAFVTGGGVHVKEIDPRTMQSKLMHGLYFCGEILDVHGYTGGYNITAALSTGYVAGASAAEQALVERSAMREEESEPCRIRC